The bacterium sequence TGGAGAATTTGCATATTGATAAGCTATTTACAGGCACGATTGGTCTAACATATGAAGAAGGGCTTACAACAACAGATGTTATTGAGGCAAAGACAAAGAGGTCTATGATTGAAAGAGCAAAAGAGGTGATTGTTGTCGCGGATTACAGCAAAATTGGCAAACTGGCGTTTGCAAATGTAGCTTCCATAAATAGTATTGATAAATTAATTACAAACACAGGTATTTCTAAAAGATTAGTAAAAAAGTTCCAAAAGAAAGGGATAGAGGTAATTACTGTATGAAAAAAGCTGTGCAGTTTGGTGCTGGAAATATTGGAAGAGGATTTATAGGACAACTTTTGTTTCAGTCCGGTTATGAGACAACATTTATAGATGTAAATGAAGAGGTTATATCAGCAATAAACCGGGTAGGTTCCTATAAAATTAACATAGTTGGGGAAATGGCATCATCTTTAAAGGTTCGAAACATCAAGGCAATAAATGCAAGAGACACCGAAGCAGTGACTTCAGAACTTGTTTCTGCAGACGTTGCTGTAACCGCCGTCGGCAATAGCGTTCTTGAAAAAATAGCACCGCTCATAGCGAGTGGATTAGCGGAAAGAAAAAAGAAGAATATAGAGAAACCTCTTAATATCATAATATGCGAAAATCTCTTAGGCGCCGGTCAGGTGCTTAGGAAACTTGTTCTGGAATCTCTTGATAAGACTTTGTGGGATTATGCGAAAAGGAATCTGGGACTTGTGGAGTCGGTTGTCAGCAGAATGGTTCCTGTGGTTCCTAGGAATATTTCAGAAAAAGATCCACTTTATATTGCCGTTGAAGAGTATTGTACGCTTCCAGTTGACAGAGAGGGGTTTATTGGAGAAATACCCGATATAAAGGGCATGGTTCCGTATGAGAACATAGATGCTTATGAGGAAAGAAAGATATATACACATAACGCGGGGCATTCTATATGTGCTTACCTTGGTTATCAAAAGGGATATGAGTTTGTATGGGAAGCACTGGAAGATAAAGAGATATACTCTGTTGTGACAGGAGCTTTAAGAGAAACAGGGGAAGCGCTTATTAAGAAACATGGTTTTAATTCGCAAAAGCACTATGAGCATGTTGATGATTTGCTGTCCAGGTTTGCTAATAAAGCGCTTGGAGATACAATATGCAGAGTAGGGAGAGATCCAATACGTAAACTGGGGCCAAATGACCGTTTAATAGGCTCTGCAAAACTGGTTTCAGAGTATGGTATAAAGCCTGTAAATATATGCAAAGGGATCGCAGCCGCATTGAAATATGATTATTCGGAAGATCCATCAGCTTGCCGGCTGGCAAATTCAATCAAACAAAAAGGAATAGATTTTGTTTTTAAGAATATTTGTAAAATTGATCCACAAAGCAAAATAGCAAAACTTGTTAAAGGAGAATTGATATGAAAGCAGCATTATTGGAAGATATTGAGAAGCTTAAGATTACAGAAATCGCCACACCAAAACCGCAGATTGGAGAAGTGCTTATAAAAGTAGAAGCCTGCGCTGTCTGCGGAACTGACATAAAGATTTTTCATCACGGGCATAGGCTTATTACTTTTCCGCGTGTTACAGGACATGAGGTGACCGGAAAGATAATTGAAGTTGCGCAAGACGTTTCTAAATATAAATCCGGGGACAGGGTTGCGATTGCTCCGGCTGTTCCATGCGGAGACTGCTATTACTGCCATCGTGGAAAGCAGGCAATGTGTGAAAATCTGCAGGCAATCGGATATTTTTGGAATGGGGGATTTGCGGAGTATATGATTGTCCCGAAAATTGCCGTAGATAATGGATGCGTAAACATTCTGCCTGATAATGTTTCGTTTGAAGAAGGGGCGCTTGCAGAGCCTTTGGCATGCGTTATAAACGGGCAGGAGCTTTCAAATGTAGGTATGGGAGATACTGTAGTAATAATAGGCACAGGTCCAATGGGATGTTTGCATGCAGAACTCGCTCGAGCAATAGGAGCAACAAAAACTGTGATGATAGAAGTGTCAGAAGAAAGACTGGCGTTTGCAAAAAAGACTGTAGATGCGGATTTATTTATAAACTCAAGAAAGCAGGACAGTATCAAGTTGGTTAAAGATTTAACACAAGGCAGGGGAGCAGATAAGATTATAGTTGCATGCGGAGTTGGCAAGGCGCAGGAAGACGCGCTGAAAATGGTTGCAAATCTTGGCAATGTGAATTTTTTCGGAGGATTGCCAAAAGATAAGCCCCATATACAGTTTGATAGTAATGCTGTTCATTATAAGGAGTGCTCTATAACCGGTACCCACGGATCCAGTCCTTGTCATAATCAAATGGCTATAGATTTGATAGCAAGTGGGAAGATAAAGATAAAAAAATACATAACAAGGAATTTTAAACTTGACGACTTAGCCGAAGCAATAGCACGAGCAGAGACAGGAAAAGAGATGAAGATAATTATAAAACCATAAACATAAAGGAGCAGAATGGAATGAAAGAGTCTAAAGAAGAATTAATCGGTTATCTGCGTAAAATGATGGACATACGTTTATTTGAAGAAAAGGTTATGGAACTGCTTGCAAGAAACATAATAAAGGGCGCATCGCATCTCTATGCAGGAGAGGAAGCTGTTGCAGTTGGAGCGTGCAGTGCAATAGAAGAAGATGATTACATTACAAGTACACATCGCGGACATGGACATTGTCTTGCAAAAGGTGGCAAGCTGCCGGAAATGATGGCTGAGCTTTGCGGTAAAGCAACAGGCTATTGTAAAGGGCGCGGCGGCTCAATGCATATTGCAGATGTTACAAAGGGAAATCTCGGAGCAACAGGTATAGTTGCCAGCAATCTTCCTGTTGCAGTTGGAGCGGCTCTATCTGCAAAGATGAGAAAGACAAATCAAGTGGTTTTGTGTTTCTTTGGAGACGGAGCGTCCAACAACGGAATTTTTCATGAATCGCTAAATATGGCTGCTGTCTGGAAACTTCCGGTTGTGTTTGTCTGCGAAAATAATCTGTATGGAATGAGTGTCGCTGCAAACAGATGTTCGGCAGTGCAGGACATGGCGGATAAAGCCAAAGCATATGACATGCCAAACATGATCTGTGACGGTATGGATATACTTGATGTCAAAGAAACCATAAAAAAAGCTGTTGAAAGAGCTCGCAAGGGAGATGGTCCTACGCTTGTAGAGTGTAAAACATATAGATATTTCGGACATTCAAGAAGTGATCCCAGAGCATACAGAACAAAGGAAGAGGAAAAGGAATGGAGAAACAAGTGTCCTATTAAGCAGTTCAGTAAAAAATTAACAGACAATAAAATTCTCACAGAGGAAGAGATTGCTCAAATTGAGAAACAGGCTGAAGAAGCCGTAGAAAGCGCGGAGAAATTTGCCATTGAAAGTCCGTATCCTGATGTTAGGGAACTAATGGACGATATTTATGCGCCTTCTCCGGCAGACTTATTAAATGGAGGTGCCATAAGATGAGAGAAATATTATATAAAGACGCACTTGTTGAAGCAATGCAGGAAGAAATGAAACGAGACGATAGGGTCCTCGTTATGGGCGAGGATGTAGCGATATATGGAGGAGCATACGGGGCAACAAAAGGGTTGTATGAACAGTTTGGAGAGGAAAGAGTAAGGGATACGGCAATTTCCGAGTCAGCTATAGTTGGCGCTGCTATCGGCGCTGCAATAACAGGCATGAGACCAATTGCAGAGATCATGTATATTGATTTTATTACTCAGGCAATGGACCAGCTTGTAAATCAGGCAGCAAAAATGAGATATATGTTTGGTGGAAAAACTACGGTTCCCATGGTACTCAGAACTGAGGGTGGAGCCGGCAGATGTATTGCAGCTCATCACTCCCAAAGTCTTGAGGCATGGATAATGCACGTACCCGGATTATATCTTGTAATGCCATCCACTCCATATGATGCAAAAGGGCTTCTAAAAGCATCTATTCGAGACGATAATCCAGTTGTGTTTATTGAACATAAGATGCTTTACGCTATGAAGGGAGAAGTTCCTGAAACTGATTATATAATCCCTTTGGGAGTTGCTGATATCAAGAAAAAGGGCAGTGATGTTACTATTGTGGCATATTCCAGACAGCTCCATGTAGCTATGGAAGCTGCCGCAGAGCTTGAAAAGGATAATATTTCAGCAGAAGTCATTGATCCAAGAACGCTCAAGCCTTTAGATCTTGATGCTATTTTAACATCTGTCAAGAAGACCTCTAAACTTGTTATAGTTTCAGAGGGCTATAAAACTTGTAATGTAGCCAGTGAAATTGCAATGCTGGTTATGGAGCATGGATTTGATTTATTGGACGCTCCTGTGAAGAGGGTCTGCGCTGTAGATGTGCCTGTTCCAATGAGTCCTGTGTTGGAAGATGCGGCTATTCCAAACAAACAAAATGTAATAAATGCAGTTAAGGAGGTATGCCAATGATTAAAGAAATTATAATGCCGAAGCTCGGCCAAACCGTTGAGGAATCAACAGTGGGCAAATGGCTAAAAAAAGAAGGAGATAAAGTAGAAAAAGGAGATGTGCTTCTTGAGATTACAACTGATAAAGCAACTCTTGAAGTAGAATCATTTGCAAATGGAGTGCTCAGAAAGATTGTTCATAAAGAGAGAGATATTGTGCCAGTTCTAGCAGTTATTGGATACATTGCTTCCAGTATGGATGAGGAGATACCTGAAAAGCCACAGGAACAATTGCAAGAGGAAAAGAAAGAGGTATCTATTGAGGAACCTATTCAAGAAGTTCA is a genomic window containing:
- a CDS encoding mannitol-1-phosphate 5-dehydrogenase, which produces MKKAVQFGAGNIGRGFIGQLLFQSGYETTFIDVNEEVISAINRVGSYKINIVGEMASSLKVRNIKAINARDTEAVTSELVSADVAVTAVGNSVLEKIAPLIASGLAERKKKNIEKPLNIIICENLLGAGQVLRKLVLESLDKTLWDYAKRNLGLVESVVSRMVPVVPRNISEKDPLYIAVEEYCTLPVDREGFIGEIPDIKGMVPYENIDAYEERKIYTHNAGHSICAYLGYQKGYEFVWEALEDKEIYSVVTGALRETGEALIKKHGFNSQKHYEHVDDLLSRFANKALGDTICRVGRDPIRKLGPNDRLIGSAKLVSEYGIKPVNICKGIAAALKYDYSEDPSACRLANSIKQKGIDFVFKNICKIDPQSKIAKLVKGELI
- a CDS encoding zinc-dependent dehydrogenase, with the protein product MKAALLEDIEKLKITEIATPKPQIGEVLIKVEACAVCGTDIKIFHHGHRLITFPRVTGHEVTGKIIEVAQDVSKYKSGDRVAIAPAVPCGDCYYCHRGKQAMCENLQAIGYFWNGGFAEYMIVPKIAVDNGCVNILPDNVSFEEGALAEPLACVINGQELSNVGMGDTVVIIGTGPMGCLHAELARAIGATKTVMIEVSEERLAFAKKTVDADLFINSRKQDSIKLVKDLTQGRGADKIIVACGVGKAQEDALKMVANLGNVNFFGGLPKDKPHIQFDSNAVHYKECSITGTHGSSPCHNQMAIDLIASGKIKIKKYITRNFKLDDLAEAIARAETGKEMKIIIKP
- the pdhA gene encoding pyruvate dehydrogenase (acetyl-transferring) E1 component subunit alpha → MKESKEELIGYLRKMMDIRLFEEKVMELLARNIIKGASHLYAGEEAVAVGACSAIEEDDYITSTHRGHGHCLAKGGKLPEMMAELCGKATGYCKGRGGSMHIADVTKGNLGATGIVASNLPVAVGAALSAKMRKTNQVVLCFFGDGASNNGIFHESLNMAAVWKLPVVFVCENNLYGMSVAANRCSAVQDMADKAKAYDMPNMICDGMDILDVKETIKKAVERARKGDGPTLVECKTYRYFGHSRSDPRAYRTKEEEKEWRNKCPIKQFSKKLTDNKILTEEEIAQIEKQAEEAVESAEKFAIESPYPDVRELMDDIYAPSPADLLNGGAIR
- a CDS encoding alpha-ketoacid dehydrogenase subunit beta translates to MREILYKDALVEAMQEEMKRDDRVLVMGEDVAIYGGAYGATKGLYEQFGEERVRDTAISESAIVGAAIGAAITGMRPIAEIMYIDFITQAMDQLVNQAAKMRYMFGGKTTVPMVLRTEGGAGRCIAAHHSQSLEAWIMHVPGLYLVMPSTPYDAKGLLKASIRDDNPVVFIEHKMLYAMKGEVPETDYIIPLGVADIKKKGSDVTIVAYSRQLHVAMEAAAELEKDNISAEVIDPRTLKPLDLDAILTSVKKTSKLVIVSEGYKTCNVASEIAMLVMEHGFDLLDAPVKRVCAVDVPVPMSPVLEDAAIPNKQNVINAVKEVCQ